The Chanos chanos chromosome 3, fChaCha1.1, whole genome shotgun sequence genome segment TGTATTAAACCAGATTATTATTAATCTTTCACTGCGTTACAAATATAAATACGTGTTAAAGGAGAGCTTCATGGGTGAGCTATAAAGGAGCAATACTTTTGTTTGTGAGGACCAATATTAGCATGTAACAGTGGCATAAGCCAGTCACTTCTTAATCACTGTGTTAGACTGCATTGTTAAGGTGGGAATGGTGAGTTGGCTAGGTATCTGTTTTAACAATTAACCTGTTTAGTCTTAATCACAGATTTTTTAGCTTGTGTAAGCGTGTGACTCTGCATGGACTGGCCCCAGGGTTAGCAGCATAATCGTTGTGTTCCCAGGCCGTGTGGTAAACGTGGCCAGCATGTATGGTAGGATGGGAAATGCCCTCCGCTCTCCGTACTGCGTGTCTAAATTTGGAGTGGAGGCTTTCTCTGACTGCCTGAGGTATGAGATGAAAGCCTGGGGGGTGAAGGTGTCCGTTATTGAACCGGGAAACTTCATCGTGGCCACAGGCATCCTTACGCGAGACATCGTCGGCGCTACAGCTGAGAAGCTGTGGAAGGAGGCACCCCCAGACGTTCAGAAAGACTACGGCAAAACCCACTTCGACCAGTACATGGCTCTCATGCGTTCTTACTGCAACAGCGGACAGAAGGACATGGCGCCCGTTTTGGATGACGTCACAGATGCCATTGAATCGAAACGCCCGTACACCCGTTACTCACCCATGGAGCCCCACTGGTGGATTCGAATGCAAGTTATGACTCATCTCCCAGGGGCCATTTCAGATCGCCTTTATTTCTGAGTAAGACACGACGTCTGTTCTCCCAGTGAGATGCCAGTGGCTAAATGATGCGGTTTTAAGGATTCATCTCAGTGGTTTGCTTTAGAAATCTCACACCCTTGTTTGTCGAATCACAgattgatgtttcttttttttttttttgttttgtcctctttttttccagtcttgAACACTGTATTGCATTTTGGTTTTTCTCTGAAACGCAAGGGTTAACGTTCGCTCGAGTCGACCCCACAGTGCAGTACTGTACTTTGTTTTGATTCAGTTAAGCAATCTTTCCATTATGAGAATATAAATAGCCAAAGGCTGACTGCCAGATACAGAGAAAGCCCATTTGTCTGTCTCCTCATGCCTGCCCATATGGGTACTGTAATCAGAGGAGCACTGGTACAATACTTgtgagggaaggaaaaaaactgtcatcagGCAACAATTAgtcccctttccctctccctccagaAACAATgcttaaataacaacaaaaagcaataaATGAAAGCAATAAATTAAGTgttatttatacttttttttttttttttttacatggacCCCCCCAGTGCTGTTTGATCTCACTcaatttctgtctgttttatgcaCAGTTGAGATGTTTCTATTTGTCAGAATTACGCTAAGATGAATGATGTGTTCTGAGATCACTGCTAAGCTGCTATGGTTCTGCATTTGATGCATGTGAAAgtatttgatgtgtttttcGTGCTAAACAAGTGCGCATTTTAAAGCACTTCTCTGTGTGGCCACCGGAGGTTGCACTTGGAAGGCCTTAGTAAGAAGCATGATAATCAACTCTAATCATtaaacaagcattttttttttcatccacacTAGGTAAATAAGATGATTTCACACTTTTTGATATCCGTGTAGCTATCTGatcataaataaaatacagagacaaacagatctTGCACCAATTTACATTCATAATGACCAGCAGGTGGCATACTAGAGCTGTTGTATCCACACAGCTAAAGTTCATTGTGATTACTGGGGTCAAAAGTTTGACACCAtagaatgtgttttcttttgtgctgtCTCAACTAATAATACACATTTGTTCAGCAAtaatttgattaatttgattaatATCCTTGTAtgatcagtgttgttttgtttcttgtgaaACAAAAGCATTTATGGGATGTGCAGAGCCGTTTTGTTGTATGTTGATTGATGTGTTTGTTACTGTCTGTCATTTGGAAGCATGAAGCATGATACATCTGTATCTAATCCCAGTCCAGCTACAtgcagacacccccccccccccccccccccaaaaaaaaaagaaaaaaattgagcAGTCTTTTAAAGCCCTCTTCCCCTAGAGGTGGGTTTCCTGGTGCTACTAGTCTGAATTGTCAGCTCAGATTCAATTAAAGTAACTCACTATAGAGATACGAGAgtgggggaaaagaaaaattaaaatgtttgttttctttttgtttacacTCATTAGAGACACTACTTTTGCTTTGCACTAATTAGTTTAAAAGCTTGTTATGTTTTCCTCAATGTATAAAATTGGTTTTGCTCAGATCACCTACATAATTCATTTCCAAGCTAAAGATAAATGCTAAAAATGCCATTCAATAAACACTGTGTGATTGCTAAATtccctctttcacttttttttttattcaaccATTGTTCCGCTTGGCAAACAGAAGACAACACTCTTGTATGTGTAGCTGTTTATTACTCCTCTATTGACCCGCCTGATAAGACCCCTCAGTAACATAACATATGGGGTGTGTTTCACCCCCATGACACACGGACCTTCACAGCACATCCTGCATCAGTTCCAACATTCAACACGTTGGTCCAGTCAGCCACACCGTCTCAGCCTCCTCCTACCGCTCCAGCACCCCACGCCCAGTCTGACGTCCGATTTCTTAAGTGTCCCGGGCAGGGGGGGCTCGTTAAGATGGCATTTTCAACATAATTCTTAGCCACCAAGTTCTTCGAGGTCAGGACTGGCCgatagaaaaagaaaccaaacgTGGAGGAGCGGCTAAACCAACGCGCGGATATCGTCTGGTCACGTTTGTCCACACGGGTGCATGGTTCAGATTGTGAGCGTACGTACAAAGTTTGGGGCATGTAAGCTTTCAAGAGACCATTCAAAGAGGGATCTGGAGCATGCTGTACAAAGTAACAGATCCTTACAGAAATGTTCCCAGATTAGTTTATTTCCCATCCTGTCACACAGTAACAGAATCCAGTATTAGGGGTTAAATAAGAGAGACATAAAAGCAAATTCAATTCACATCACAGAAATATCAGCTGCTAGTCAATCCAAAGGGGGAAAATGGACTAAGGATGTCTGAAATCATCTCAACGTCAAACTTGGTATAACCTCAGTTACGATCTGTACAGCCGGGCTCCCATCTGAGAGTATAGCCGTACGTGTTTTCAATCACTATAGAATTGCATCATAATGCACAATACAAACATATGGTAAGGTCACTTCATACTATACAAATGAGAATATGAGCCAGGAGTCAAATTTTCAGATACATATCGACATATGTGATCTAATCAACAATAGGTCTTAACAGTAAAATCAGGCTCCATGAGGAAGTTTGCATGACAAGGATGTTGGCCTGCTGGGAAAAACCACAAAATCAGAGACAGTCTGCGTACATGCAAAACACTACTCAAATAATGAAGCCATGTCTGACATGAGAGTGGGGCAAAATAGAGATGGAAGGATGGCAAAACAATTGGGGTCAATTAACCTTTGGTTTAAGTAGCAGAGGATGAAGGCACGTTTTCAAGAAAAAGATAATTCGTCAGGTCCaccccctaaaaaaaaataaaaataaataaaataaaccaagACAGATAACCCTTCTCGCTGCGttactctgtcatttttcagaTTTCGGTTCGTGATCCCTTTCTTACCCTGCCCTAGCATCGTCTTTTTGATTAATATTCCAGAGGTCTTTTTTCACTCCGAACCCCCTGCTCAGTTCAGTAGATctgaaaactctgtgtgtgtgtgtgtttgtgtgtgatttttccaTCCCTTCCACTGAAATCCCCATTCTTCATTTCTGCTCCAGTCCAGTTCAACACAGCTGGAGAAGTCATCAGAATGGTGCGGCAGTCCCCCCTGGAGAACAGCCCAGACGATCAGCccactgccatacacacacacacacgcacacacactcacactcagccTACAGGACCGACCCCAGGGGATGAGTCACCCTTAACGCCGTCTGGCTTCACTTTCCTTTCACAAATAATCCTTATCTGCTTTGTTTTACATATCAATATCAAGTCCTCAGTGGAACATCTCTTGGTATCctcagagaaaaataacaggaagTCACAGCACAGGTTAGCACTGGTAGTCAAAGTGAACGTTCTCCCTCATTACTTTCAACGTTCCATAGCACTCTTACAAAGACTCACTGAACAGtcacacaaagcaaaactctcatactcacacacaaagttcaCCAACAGTGCCACTGAACTGAGAAAGTCCACAGCAAACGGCACAGACAGTACGTGATGATGGAACTGAAtcatacacatgcgcgcgcacgtacacacaaacacacacagtaaacccCCAATGGTAACAATCATAGACCAGAAAACTCTAATAACTCTGTGACAGCTTCTGCAGGTGTGGATACAGCGTCTGTCCAAAGTGTCCCAACAGTCTGCCCACGCACAGAGTCTCATCCTTAGCCACCTTCTCCAGTAGTTTTTGCTGAATGAAGTGTAGTCAGAGCTGGTTCTTCAGTCTTCTTCCCATGTCTAATTTAGTTGCCTGAATCCTTGTGGTAAtgagaagacgaagaagaaggcTCTAGAGCAGTACAAAGTAAAACAGTCTGAACAGACTGTTCAGATGAACTCATTATGGCTGAAGACCCACTAGGCCTGTAGGGAAATCACCACGGTGCTAAGATTACACCAATTATACCTAGTTTGCAGATAAAACAATACATAGAACATAGGCAAGAGTTCGTAGAACATAGGCAAGAGTGAGGGACTGGACTAACTCCATGCATGTGTGCTGGCTACAGATGAAGAACTCCCTTTCCCCACAAGATCCACAGAGGTGTATTAGAGTGAGCTCACTGGTTAGAAACTGACTATCAAGATACCAAATTTTCTGATACTACGCGTCTCCTAAAACATTATCCACAGTTCCATCACGAGAGAGAATGCCATGGATGGTGACAGATCTTCTGCATTTTCTGTAAAGAACAAGCCCATAATCAGCCTACAGCACTGTATGGGGATCAGGAATAATGCTAAGGAACCTTACCAATGAGTAAGCTTTGGTCACgcacttgtttttattttgttaaagcgttgcaaaaaaaaaaaaaaaaaaaaaaagctggttgCCACAGACATAACAAGAAAATTCAGTTCAATGTTTTTGAACGGTTTAAAAGATGAAGCTATGCAGAGAAAGCCAATATGCAACACCTCTGAAACGTGGAACGCAGTTATCTTAATTTTGTGACTGTCGACAACAGACACCAACAATAGACTTTAAAAATCGTTCCCAAACCCAACAAAACTGGCTTTGAGAATAATTTAACATCACATTACGAAAGAGTTTGATGGGAAGAACAGATATTAACAAaagtagaaagaaaagaagaaaaaaaatgtaactgtatATCATATAAATGTTGACATCAAAATACATTGCGTCACCTATGACCTAAGCATACTGTATCTTGATATATTTTAAGTGTCCGACCACGACACAGTCTCTTAGCACAGCTGGGagtccatctctcactctctccctcccttcttgGAATGCTTAATATTCCCATTCTGTCAGTCCAGATGTAAAGTCTTTGTTTTCCAGGATATGTTCCTGTGAGTAGATCAGGAGGCAGCCAGGGCCTTGATCAGGTAGAGTTTGTCACCCTGCTCGCTGGTGAAGATGGGCGCCTTTTTGTAGTGTTCCACCAGCTCCTCCATAGAGTTGAACTTGCGTTGTCCAATACAGTAAAGGCTGTCCTTCAGCTGCACCTTGAAATGCTTGTTTTTGGATTGGGCTTTCAGGGAGATGGAGAAGTCATTgggctagagagagagatagaaagagaaagagagagagaaagagagaataggaAAAATAAAGTTTAGGTTTATGAACAGAGCAATATCTTAGAATGTGATATCACAAGTGATTGGCTCAAGGATGTTCAACCCTGTATTTAAATCTGACATGAAGGCCAAGccttagagggtttttttttttattcataccATCCACAAGGTTATAAAATTAGTACCTATCAGTTCCAAAAGGATCATAGGCAAATGCCCCTATACTATGATAAGAAATCAGATATAATCAGAGACACATCATCATATCATCAGATAATATTAGATATTAACCAACAACACTGGTTATAGCCTTAGGAGAGAAACTCACTGAGGACTCGCTGTCTCTGATGAGGAagtctccctctgtccctcgtTGGTTGAGTGCCACCTCGGCCTGGTGGCGCGTCACCTTCCCATAGTACCACTGCTTGCCAGCGAAGCGCCCAGTGGATGATGGTTCGATGTAGTCACAGTCAGGTGTGGGTGGTCCAGCGTTGCTGGCCTGGTTCTGTGTCTCCTGGAGCACAGTGACGTAGTTCTTAGGCACTAGGCCCAGCTGTCCATCAGCCTTGCGGCACTTCCACCACTCCGGGTCATTCTCTGGcttctccaccacctccatcacCTCGCCCTTCTCGAAATTCAGCTCTTCGTCGTTGGCCGAGCTGAACGGGTAAAGGGCCTGGACCGTGTGTAGCACCCGGTTGCCGTTGGCGCTGTGCACCACCGCCGCCAGCTTTTCCGACAGGCCGGCGGTGTCATTGCTGCTGGCCGAGCCGTCGGCGTCCTCCGTCACGTAGTTGGAGGGGAACCAGCCCGAACGGCCGTTGTAGCTGCCCCGCCACCAGCCATCGCTGCATTTCTCCATCACCACGACCCGCGTGCCCTTGACCAGAGACAACTCATCCTCCCGCTCAGCGGTGTAACTGAACTTCACCAGTGCCGGTAGGTTTAGGTCGTACAAGCGCTCACCGTTGTCTGAGTAGAAGTCGGGATCAGCGTTGGAGGCCACGTCCCTCATTCCTGTTTTCCGTTTCACCTTCCCAATCCCtgcagatacacagatacacagggATGTATATATCCAAATCTTATATATGGTACTTATTACTGTATAACTGGATTCGACTTAATGGGATCCTTACTTAAGACCTGACCTACAAATTTTTAACATTTACTCTTCTTAACTGACTCATAAGTATGCGTGCATGGACTTTATCATAATGAGCATTAAGTAACTTATTATCCATTCAATAGGCCTACTGCATAAGCCCTTCTTAAATGAAGTTATGTACTCTCAGGAGTCTTGGAGCTcatgcactgacacactcatGAAGCTTAGTTAATTAAGCTGTCTCGGCTCCACGTTGTTCTACTGTGTATATTAAGTTCAAAAGATGAACGTTTCGcctgtttttcatatttacGTGGAACTGAAGCAAGTCGGTGTCAGACTGTAAACAGCCCGTGACAAATACAACAGAACTAAAACAAATCcataatttaatgagaaatCCCCTGAAGATCAAACGTAAGCTAACAAAACAATGCATATAACCATCTGTGCTGAAAAAGAGTGTTGAATGACAACCCGTTCCTCCACTCTAACCATTCTTGTGGGATTAATCTCTGAAAGCAAATGGTAATGTGGTTTGATACAGGCACTGACAGGcaggaggtgagagagatgagaactTGTTTAAACACATGTTAAAGGACAATGATTCTTGTCTCgctcttgctcgctctctcacacaaacacacacacacacacacacacacacacacacacacacacaaaatcggCTGTCTCTTACTCACTGGATACAGGAGCTCTGAGTAGTTCAGTGAAACTGAACGGCATTCTCCGAGTATGagccaaaacagacacatttcagTACTCTTAGTCACAATTTACCCTCTCACTACCGAAAACACCAAGAACCAGAGTCACATGTTACCACAACAGTATCATGTACCAACTCAGCTGTCCTGTCTTTTATGAAGACAAGAGACATGATTAGATTATCAACAGTGTGGTTACGCTGACATACACTTTGTCAGCTTGACAGTATCTAGAGAAGTAGTAGCCTGATTGTCAATTTATAAAAACTGTTCAGCCGAAACTTAAGGGAGCAGGCCTTAccacagaggggttttttttgtgtgattttagCCTCCCTCTTCTCTGAGAGTTTTAAGTTAATATATCAACTCTAATTTTTTGAAACAGTATGGCTTTGGGGGAAGTTCTCCTCCGCCCTTCCAGTTCCGCAGCAGAATTAACAAGACATCTTGAGTCATGCATTGTCTGATTCACTGTTGTTTTGGAGGCAACCATATGACCCAACACATTCATGCACCACGAGCCAATGTTGTCTTAGAGCATAACCCAGCTCTCTGCCTGTGACTGGATTGACTGTTACGCCAGCTGTCAGCCCTCAGGAATGggtgggaaaagaaaaaaaaaaaaaaaaagagagagagagagggagagagattgagggagTGGAAGAATTAGCGGACAAATGCTGGGCTGGGTCGGTGGGAGCTGAAGAGGATTCCACCCTGTCACACCACGTTAGGTCAGGCCAAATGGGCTGGGTCCTGAGGATTACTGGGAAATATCTGACCCCCTGGCCTCTTCGACAAGTTGCCGGCTTTGGCAGGAGTGCGCAAATAGTGTTATGGTTATGGAATGTCCACTTGGCAGTGAGGTGTACTAGGATCGGTCTGGAGCACCAGACATGAAATACTCTTGCTTCTCTACCCAACACCATgcagccaaaaaagaaaactccaaaCTCGTATGTTAACTAAACATGGTAAGCAGTCAACCAGTCATCTCATCACCATCAATTACTGGTAATGATCTGTTGTGCattctttctgcttttcttaGCATTATCTAAACGGGCACTGTCATCTGGAGCTGgcagagggatttttttttaaagggagaaaTGACTAAACGAAAACAAAACTCGACGACGGTGACTGCAGGTGCAACCCTCGGGACGGCCTCTCGCTTAACCAAATGGAAATGACCCAGTTAAGGCCGGGCGAGGGTTAAAGGTTAACACCGAGCGAGAAGTGAAAAGCTTTACTGAGGGCTCTTCCTGCTCGCAACAAAACTCCTTATCACACCTTTCATCAGTGGCATCCACTTTGAGTTTCCTGCCGGCCCTGACAAACGGCTCTGCTTTGCATTACAAATCTCAAAACCAACACGTCTGCCTTCGGCCCAAACCCCGCTCAGGCCAGTGTATGTGGATCAACGTTTTTGTCCTGCTCCGGGTGAAAAGGGAGAAGATGTGACGAGGCAGAGTATATACAGCCTTATCTGGGGCATCTCGTTGAGCAGAACGTGTCCATACTTGTCAGTTCAAAAGGAGTATGAACTCTCACACAGCCCTTAATGGAAGTCAAGTCTGAGCCTGGGTTGTCTAAGGTTTGAGCTTTCCTGATCTACAAGTTCAAATGCATCTTCAGACCCCAACTGGTCGTGCCGAGACCAATTGTGCCAACGCAGACGTGATTAATCGGGTTTTAACGGTTGCCATTTTGTCGCCAGCGTCGCTTCCTCTCATGGAGCCCATTTTAGTCACGGCAACACCTATTCCAGATTGTTTAACAGGCATGGAGAATTAATGAGAGGAAAAACTTTCACTGTCTAGAACCACCTGTCACCCACACAACATGCCAAAAACTGATGAATCGCCATCTGTAGTTTGGCAGGAAGATTTCTAAGACATGGTGGATGACTATCTCCATAGCAATATAAAGAACACCAGTAAGCCAAATAGTTTATCTGGTAATTGTTTGGTTTATGTGTGcgcctgtttgtgtgttataACCATTCCTCCCACATTTTATGTAGTGGTAAGTATTGTACCaaaactaaaaggaaaaaaaaagcgctaCCTCATCAAAGCATCTTCTCGTTGATCAAGCTGTAAAAAGTAGAGCTGGAAGAAAATGAGTGCATTgtatcaat includes the following:
- the nck1b gene encoding cytoplasmic protein NCK1 isoform X1, with amino-acid sequence MTEEVIVIAKFDYIAQQDQELDIKKNERLWLLDDSKSWWRVRNATNKTGFVPSNYVERKNSARKASIVKNLKDTLGIGKVKRKTGMRDVASNADPDFYSDNGERLYDLNLPALVKFSYTAEREDELSLVKGTRVVVMEKCSDGWWRGSYNGRSGWFPSNYVTEDADGSASSNDTAGLSEKLAAVVHSANGNRVLHTVQALYPFSSANDEELNFEKGEVMEVVEKPENDPEWWKCRKADGQLGLVPKNYVTVLQETQNQASNAGPPTPDCDYIEPSSTGRFAGKQWYYGKVTRHQAEVALNQRGTEGDFLIRDSESSPNDFSISLKAQSKNKHFKVQLKDSLYCIGQRKFNSMEELVEHYKKAPIFTSEQGDKLYLIKALAAS
- the nck1b gene encoding cytoplasmic protein NCK1 isoform X2, which codes for MDMANLFKHFFRIGKVKRKTGMRDVASNADPDFYSDNGERLYDLNLPALVKFSYTAEREDELSLVKGTRVVVMEKCSDGWWRGSYNGRSGWFPSNYVTEDADGSASSNDTAGLSEKLAAVVHSANGNRVLHTVQALYPFSSANDEELNFEKGEVMEVVEKPENDPEWWKCRKADGQLGLVPKNYVTVLQETQNQASNAGPPTPDCDYIEPSSTGRFAGKQWYYGKVTRHQAEVALNQRGTEGDFLIRDSESSPNDFSISLKAQSKNKHFKVQLKDSLYCIGQRKFNSMEELVEHYKKAPIFTSEQGDKLYLIKALAAS